The proteins below come from a single Tissierella sp. MB52-C2 genomic window:
- a CDS encoding class I SAM-dependent methyltransferase has translation MKHDNLEEYRDPINYDLEFGGETDKYNFYLELAKSNPGEVLELACGTGLTGIHLAQSGIEVLGVDITKDMIEYGRIKGEGLPITFIEGDARTFQTEKRFSMVFLTGNAFQAFLNEEDQNRLLQTVYKHLNTNGIFAFETRNPLGTDLSEEDEDIWGEFTDKDGVVVKVSGTQSYDDKNNIMHWTTFRDWGFKKTTSRIACKFTDNETLKSLLERNGFVIENQYSDWNKTEFSPLDSSIISICRKI, from the coding sequence ATGAAACATGATAATTTAGAAGAATATAGAGACCCTATAAATTATGATTTAGAATTTGGAGGGGAAACTGATAAATATAACTTTTATCTTGAACTTGCTAAATCAAATCCAGGAGAAGTTTTGGAACTGGCTTGTGGTACTGGGCTTACAGGAATACATTTGGCACAATCAGGCATAGAGGTTTTAGGGGTAGATATAACTAAGGATATGATAGAGTATGGAAGAATTAAGGGAGAAGGTTTACCTATAACTTTTATAGAGGGAGATGCTAGAACATTTCAAACAGAAAAGCGTTTTTCTATGGTATTTTTAACGGGAAATGCATTTCAAGCATTTTTAAATGAAGAGGATCAAAATAGATTACTTCAAACAGTATACAAACATTTGAATACAAATGGAATATTTGCATTTGAAACTAGAAACCCTTTGGGAACAGATTTATCTGAAGAAGATGAAGATATTTGGGGAGAATTTACAGATAAAGATGGAGTAGTAGTGAAAGTATCTGGAACGCAGTCTTATGATGATAAAAATAATATAATGCACTGGACTACTTTTCGCGACTGGGGATTTAAAAAGACTACATCTAGAATAGCTTGCAAATTTACAGATAATGAAACTTTAAAATCCTTATTAGAAAGAAATGGATTCGTCATAGAAAATCAATATTCAGATTGGAACAAAACAGAATTTTCACCTTTAGATTCTAGTATTATTAGTATTTGTAGAAAAATTTAG
- a CDS encoding cytidine deaminase — MDIWEEMYKKARIVQNGREISPFIEAGGVAAAILTKEDNIYVGVCIDTASTLGMCAERNAIANMITNGESQIVKVVAVMPGGKVGSPCGACREYMMQLDRESGEIEILLDLETKKTVKLKELIPDWWGYDRFNS, encoded by the coding sequence ATGGATATTTGGGAAGAAATGTATAAGAAAGCTAGAATAGTTCAGAATGGAAGAGAGATTTCTCCATTCATAGAAGCCGGCGGCGTTGCTGCTGCAATTTTAACTAAAGAAGATAATATTTATGTTGGTGTTTGTATTGACACTGCCAGTACTCTAGGAATGTGTGCGGAGAGAAATGCCATTGCTAACATGATTACAAATGGAGAAAGTCAAATAGTTAAAGTCGTAGCGGTCATGCCCGGCGGTAAAGTTGGTTCCCCCTGTGGTGCTTGCAGAGAATATATGATGCAGTTAGACCGTGAAAGCGGCGAGATTGAAATTTTGCTTGATCTTGAAACTAAAAAAACGGTTAAATTAAAAGAGCTCATTCCAGATTGGTGGGGATATGACAGATTTAATTCATAA
- a CDS encoding LPS biosynthesis protein gives MIIDGNPKEKKAMEEFHKGNRAEGLKIQDEFVEDLRNAMKTQDHCSCTKACKFHGKCIECVAIHRAHEDHLPNCFHNMINKKIMNISELTEHTIAEDFNK, from the coding sequence ATGATTATTGATGGAAATCCAAAAGAGAAAAAAGCTATGGAAGAGTTTCATAAGGGAAATAGAGCAGAAGGATTGAAAATTCAAGATGAATTTGTTGAAGATTTAAGAAATGCTATGAAAACACAGGACCATTGCTCTTGTACAAAAGCCTGTAAATTTCATGGTAAATGTATTGAATGTGTTGCAATACATAGGGCACATGAAGACCATTTGCCTAATTGTTTTCATAATATGATAAATAAAAAGATAATGAACATATCTGAATTAACAGAACACACCATAGCAGAAGATTTTAATAAATAA
- a CDS encoding GNAT family N-acetyltransferase — protein MELRYTTKFPAKEDLYALYGNLGWNDFLKLSPEQLLIAMKQSWYSIYVYSGNKLVATGRIVSDGIINAYLCGLGVDSHFRDRGIGTEISKRLMTHCLKNNLHIQLFREENLVPYYKKVGLEKFAIGMQVK, from the coding sequence ATGGAGCTAAGATATACAACGAAGTTCCCAGCAAAAGAAGACTTATATGCCCTTTATGGGAATCTGGGATGGAATGACTTTTTAAAGTTGTCTCCGGAACAGTTATTAATTGCAATGAAGCAAAGCTGGTATTCTATTTATGTATACAGTGGAAATAAACTTGTTGCAACAGGCAGGATTGTTTCAGACGGGATTATTAATGCCTATTTATGTGGACTAGGCGTTGATTCTCATTTTAGAGACCGGGGAATCGGAACAGAAATAAGTAAAAGATTGATGACTCATTGTCTTAAAAATAATTTACATATACAACTTTTCCGCGAAGAGAACTTAGTCCCGTATTATAAGAAAGTGGGGCTCGAAAAATTTGCAATAGGTATGCAGGTGAAATAA